A region from the Pseudonocardia petroleophila genome encodes:
- a CDS encoding sensor histidine kinase, whose protein sequence is MKRGWGSLWYLLFLGYLFLQPAFDPAAGAFSWVVAVGSALLYVAFVLYASPPGHWAPALVAALGVLVVPVNVGGTVFFVYAAAHAGTLLPRRSATLWLGGLTALVGASALVSSAPAPYLFLSIAPPLVSLWIVGLGTMEEADQRRATAELRVDNARIEHLATLSERERISRDLHDLLGQTLTGIVVRAQLAQRLPGPDAAAEMAVVETMARDALGEVRATVSGWRQVSVDDEITVARDALAAAGVELVVLRDDDLVLVPSAESALALALREAVTNVVRHAHARRCTVALRGVDGRVELEVADDGVGGAARDGNGLSGMRERIAALGGSVQRLARDGTALVVALPAVVAR, encoded by the coding sequence GTGAAGCGGGGATGGGGGTCGCTGTGGTACCTGCTCTTCCTGGGGTACCTGTTCCTGCAGCCGGCGTTCGACCCCGCCGCGGGGGCGTTCTCGTGGGTCGTCGCGGTCGGGTCGGCGCTGCTGTACGTCGCGTTCGTCCTGTACGCCTCGCCGCCCGGACACTGGGCCCCGGCCCTCGTCGCGGCGCTCGGCGTCCTCGTCGTGCCCGTCAACGTGGGCGGCACGGTGTTCTTTGTCTACGCCGCGGCCCACGCGGGCACGCTGCTCCCCCGCCGCTCGGCCACGCTCTGGCTGGGCGGGCTCACCGCGCTCGTCGGGGCGTCCGCGCTGGTGTCGAGCGCCCCGGCGCCGTACCTGTTCCTCAGCATCGCGCCGCCGCTGGTGTCGCTGTGGATCGTCGGGCTGGGCACGATGGAGGAGGCCGACCAGCGGCGCGCGACGGCCGAGCTGCGCGTCGACAACGCCCGCATCGAGCACCTGGCCACGCTCTCGGAGCGGGAACGGATCTCCCGTGACCTGCACGACCTGCTCGGGCAGACCCTGACCGGCATCGTCGTGCGCGCCCAGCTCGCGCAGCGCCTCCCCGGCCCCGACGCCGCCGCGGAGATGGCCGTGGTCGAGACGATGGCCCGCGACGCGCTCGGCGAGGTGCGGGCCACGGTGTCGGGCTGGCGCCAGGTGTCGGTCGACGACGAGATCACCGTCGCCCGCGACGCCCTCGCCGCCGCGGGCGTGGAGCTCGTCGTCCTCCGCGACGACGACCTCGTGCTCGTCCCGTCGGCGGAGAGCGCGCTGGCCCTGGCCCTGCGCGAGGCCGTCACCAACGTCGTGCGGCACGCGCACGCGCGGCGCTGCACGGTCGCGCTGCGCGGCGTCGACGGGCGGGTGGAGCTGGAGGTCGCCGACGACGGGGTCGGCGGCGCGGCGCGGGACGGCAACGGGCTCAGCGGGATGCGGGAGCGGATCGCGGCACTGGGCGGGTCGGTGCAGCGGCTGGCCCGCGACGGCACGGCGCTGGTCGTCGCGCTGCCCGCGGTGGTCGCCCGATGA
- a CDS encoding response regulator transcription factor gives MTRPPIRLVLAEDQAMVLGAFARLLSLEADLEVVATAVDGTEALAAVRAHDPDVLVTDVEMPGATGLEVAAALQGGRTRLVIVTTFARSGYLRRAMDAGVAGYVLKDAPIDRLVDTIRRVHAGERVIDPALAVAAWDTADPMTDRERDVLRLAADGLPNGEIAATLFLAEGTVRNYLSTAITKLGVRNRIEAARVARDRGWL, from the coding sequence ATGACCCGCCCGCCGATCCGGCTGGTGCTCGCCGAGGACCAGGCGATGGTGCTCGGGGCGTTCGCGCGGCTGCTGTCGCTGGAGGCCGACCTGGAGGTCGTCGCCACGGCCGTCGACGGCACCGAGGCGCTCGCCGCGGTCCGCGCGCACGACCCGGACGTGCTGGTCACCGACGTGGAGATGCCCGGGGCGACCGGGCTGGAGGTCGCGGCGGCGCTGCAGGGCGGCCGCACCCGGCTGGTGATCGTCACGACGTTCGCGCGGTCGGGCTACCTGCGCCGCGCGATGGACGCCGGGGTCGCGGGCTACGTCCTCAAGGACGCCCCGATCGACCGGCTCGTCGACACCATCCGCCGCGTGCACGCGGGCGAGCGCGTGATCGACCCGGCGCTGGCCGTCGCGGCGTGGGACACCGCCGACCCGATGACCGACCGCGAGCGCGACGTCCTGCGCCTGGCCGCGGACGGCCTGCCCAACGGCGAGATCGCGGCCACCCTGTTCCTCGCCGAGGGCACCGTCCGCAACTACCTGTCCACGGCGATCACCAAGCTCGGCGTGCGCAACCGCATCGAGGCGGCCCGGGTGGCGCGCGACCGCGGCTGGCTCTAG
- a CDS encoding GyrI-like domain-containing protein, translating to MDTTPTLPTVSASDLTLTTVRARSLLVVDGRGGADGLPFAAAVRALFRARAALGAPMGVPLEGTYAQDGDPLRFDLDEPAGWHWTLAVPAPEGVTPDALAAVDHVAPVVLRDRPEQRVAQLLHSGAHEDEKPSLAALYGFVAGRGLRPAGAHTEVYLTDPGVTEPSRNRTILRVPVWTA from the coding sequence ATGGACACGACACCGACGCTCCCCACGGTCTCGGCGAGCGACCTCACCCTCACCACCGTCCGCGCCCGCTCCCTGCTCGTCGTCGACGGCCGCGGCGGCGCCGACGGCCTGCCCTTCGCCGCCGCCGTGCGGGCCCTGTTCCGGGCCAGGGCCGCGCTCGGCGCCCCGATGGGGGTGCCGCTGGAGGGCACCTACGCCCAGGACGGCGACCCGCTGCGCTTCGACCTCGACGAGCCCGCCGGCTGGCACTGGACCCTCGCCGTCCCGGCCCCGGAGGGAGTCACCCCCGACGCGCTCGCGGCCGTCGACCACGTGGCGCCGGTCGTGCTGCGGGACCGGCCGGAGCAGCGCGTCGCGCAGCTGCTGCACTCCGGGGCCCACGAGGACGAGAAGCCGTCGCTGGCGGCGCTCTACGGGTTCGTCGCCGGCCGGGGCCTGCGCCCGGCCGGGGCGCACACCGAGGTGTACCTCACCGACCCGGGCGTGACCGAGCCGTCGCGCAACCGCACGATCCTCCGGGTGCCGGTGTGGACGGCCTGA
- a CDS encoding LLM class flavin-dependent oxidoreductase produces the protein MPKKQIHLAAHFPGVNNTTVWSDPESGSQTDFASFVAFAQNAERGLFDFLFLAEGLRLREHQGRIHDLDVVGRPDTFTVLNAIAAVTTHLGLGGTINTTFNEPWELAKQFASLDHLSGGRAAWNLVTSSDAFTGENFRRGGFLDPAQRYDRAQQMLDAARELWLADGRPVDHHSDQFDVVGTFPIPPTPQGHPVLIQSGDSDQGREFGAKTADAIFSRHGSVEAGQEFYRDLKGRMAKYGREQSEITILPATTFALGDTPEEAAENGHRIRTAQVSPQTAIAFLEQVWGRDLSAYDPDGPLPDIDPDPGAQITRGRVRHEKDPLAVAQRWRELAEAKGGLSIRELIIETTARQSFVGTPKEVARQMDDYVQADASDGFILVPHLTPGGLDEFVEKVVPELQDLGSYRTGYTGPTLRDHLGLREPA, from the coding sequence GTGCCGAAGAAGCAGATCCACCTGGCCGCGCACTTCCCGGGCGTCAACAACACCACGGTGTGGAGCGACCCGGAGTCCGGCAGCCAGACCGACTTCGCGTCCTTCGTCGCGTTCGCCCAGAACGCCGAGCGCGGGCTGTTCGACTTCCTGTTCCTCGCCGAGGGCCTGCGCCTGCGCGAGCACCAGGGCCGCATCCACGACCTCGACGTCGTCGGCCGTCCGGACACCTTCACCGTGCTCAACGCGATCGCCGCCGTCACCACCCACCTCGGGCTGGGCGGCACGATCAACACGACGTTCAACGAGCCGTGGGAGCTGGCCAAGCAGTTCGCCTCGCTCGACCACCTCTCGGGTGGGCGCGCGGCCTGGAACCTCGTCACGAGCTCGGACGCGTTCACCGGGGAGAACTTCCGCCGCGGCGGGTTCCTCGATCCGGCGCAGCGCTACGACCGCGCCCAGCAGATGCTCGACGCCGCGCGCGAGCTGTGGCTCGCCGACGGCCGCCCGGTCGACCACCACAGCGACCAGTTCGACGTGGTCGGCACCTTCCCGATCCCGCCGACGCCGCAGGGCCACCCGGTGCTGATCCAGTCGGGCGACTCCGACCAGGGCCGCGAGTTCGGGGCGAAGACCGCCGACGCGATCTTCTCCCGGCACGGCAGCGTCGAGGCGGGCCAGGAGTTCTACCGCGACCTCAAGGGCCGCATGGCGAAGTACGGCCGCGAGCAGAGCGAGATCACGATCCTGCCCGCCACCACGTTCGCACTGGGCGACACCCCGGAGGAGGCGGCGGAGAACGGGCACCGGATCCGGACCGCGCAGGTCAGCCCGCAGACCGCGATCGCGTTCCTGGAACAGGTCTGGGGCCGCGACCTGTCGGCCTACGACCCGGACGGCCCGCTGCCCGACATCGACCCCGACCCCGGCGCGCAGATCACCCGCGGCCGCGTGCGCCACGAGAAGGACCCCCTCGCCGTCGCGCAGCGCTGGCGCGAGCTCGCCGAGGCCAAGGGCGGGCTCTCGATCCGCGAGCTGATCATCGAGACGACCGCGCGCCAGTCGTTCGTCGGCACGCCGAAGGAGGTGGCCCGGCAGATGGACGACTACGTCCAGGCGGACGCCTCCGACGGCTTCATCCTCGTCCCGCACCTGACGCCCGGCGGGCTCGACGAGTTCGTCGAGAAGGTGGTGCCGGAGCTGCAGGACCTCGGCAGCTACCGCACCGGGTACACCGGGCCGACGCTGCGCGACCACCTCGGCCTGCGCGAGCCCGCCTAG
- the purU gene encoding formyltetrahydrofolate deformylase yields MLTLGCRDEVGVVARIAGAIGEMGGWIAEAAYHSDPETGWFFTRQVVRASSLPFGAAELRRRFAPVARQIGADAGWTVTDSADRKSVVLLVSRETHCLHDLLGRFSSGELPVRLAAVIGNHASLGPVARAHGAEFHHVAFPAAGGPRQDKDRAFAELRALVADHDPDAIVLARFMQIIPPELCAEWEGRAINIHHSFLPSFIGALPYHQAHARGVKLIGATCHYVTEHLDAGPIIEQDVIRVDHSDTAPEMVRRGRDIERLVLARGLRWHLEDRVLVHGNRTVVFR; encoded by the coding sequence GTGCTGACCCTGGGCTGCCGCGACGAGGTCGGCGTCGTCGCCCGGATCGCCGGGGCGATCGGGGAGATGGGGGGCTGGATCGCGGAGGCCGCGTACCACTCCGACCCGGAGACCGGCTGGTTCTTCACGCGGCAGGTCGTGCGCGCGTCGTCGCTGCCGTTCGGGGCCGCGGAGCTGCGCAGGCGGTTCGCCCCGGTCGCCCGGCAGATCGGCGCCGACGCGGGCTGGACCGTCACCGACTCGGCGGACCGCAAGAGCGTGGTCCTGCTGGTCAGCCGGGAGACGCACTGCCTGCACGACCTCCTGGGCCGGTTCTCCAGCGGTGAGCTGCCGGTCCGCCTGGCCGCGGTCATCGGCAACCACGCCTCGCTCGGGCCGGTCGCGCGGGCGCACGGCGCGGAGTTCCACCACGTCGCCTTCCCGGCGGCAGGCGGACCCCGGCAGGACAAGGACCGCGCGTTCGCGGAGCTGCGGGCACTGGTGGCCGACCACGACCCGGACGCGATCGTGCTGGCCCGGTTCATGCAGATCATCCCGCCGGAGCTGTGCGCGGAGTGGGAGGGCCGGGCGATCAACATCCACCACAGCTTCCTGCCGTCGTTCATCGGCGCCCTGCCCTACCACCAGGCGCACGCGCGGGGCGTCAAGCTGATCGGGGCGACGTGCCACTACGTCACCGAGCACCTCGACGCCGGCCCGATCATCGAGCAGGACGTGATCCGGGTCGACCACTCCGACACCGCGCCGGAGATGGTCCGCCGCGGCCGCGACATCGAGCGGCTCGTGCTCGCCCGCGGGCTGCGCTGGCACCTGGAGGACCGGGTGCTGGTGCACGGCAACCGGACGGTCGTGTTCCGGTGA
- a CDS encoding hydroxyisourate hydrolase, producing MPLTVEVVDLTHGRPASDVRVGLECSDGSVWTAVAAATTDESGRIDDWGGADGHDRDLRLVIDARRYFAAQGLLSSQADITIAVGPTSPWLVRHVPVLLAPFGYSTYTGLSS from the coding sequence GTGCCCCTGACAGTGGAGGTCGTGGACCTCACCCACGGTCGGCCGGCCAGCGACGTCCGGGTCGGGCTGGAGTGCTCCGACGGCTCGGTCTGGACGGCCGTCGCCGCCGCGACGACCGACGAGTCGGGCCGGATCGACGACTGGGGCGGGGCCGACGGCCACGACCGCGACCTGCGCCTGGTCATCGACGCCCGCCGGTACTTCGCGGCGCAGGGGCTGCTGTCGTCGCAGGCGGACATCACGATCGCCGTCGGTCCGACCTCGCCGTGGCTCGTCCGCCACGTCCCGGTCCTGCTCGCCCCCTTCGGTTACAGCACCTACACGGGACTGTCGTCCTGA
- a CDS encoding ABC transporter permease yields the protein MSVAVLRSETGEGLRAILREPTALFFSVLMPVGFYALFTTIFGGQQQENGLSFAATSLATYGAFGVVSVMLLNPGIGVAEDRTRGWLRVKMVSATPIGVSLAARLLAALPYALGVLVAMTAASVLITGTVIDPVTWLRLVAALVLGGLPFALFGMAVGFVASSNAAAAILNAVLFPMVLASGLWIPLGLMPGFIQAIAPFLPTYHLAQLAMAQITGAPALGHLLAVLATTVLGALVAGVAYRNLRV from the coding sequence GTGAGCGTCGCCGTCCTGCGGTCCGAGACCGGGGAGGGGCTGCGCGCGATCCTGCGCGAGCCGACCGCCCTGTTCTTCTCCGTCCTCATGCCCGTCGGCTTCTACGCCCTGTTCACCACGATCTTCGGCGGGCAGCAGCAGGAGAACGGCCTGTCCTTCGCCGCCACCTCGCTGGCCACCTACGGCGCGTTCGGCGTGGTGTCGGTGATGCTGCTCAACCCGGGGATCGGCGTCGCGGAGGACCGCACCCGCGGCTGGCTGCGCGTCAAGATGGTCTCCGCGACGCCGATCGGCGTCAGCCTCGCCGCCCGCCTGCTCGCCGCCCTGCCCTACGCCCTCGGCGTGCTGGTGGCGATGACCGCGGCGTCCGTGCTGATCACCGGCACCGTGATCGACCCGGTGACCTGGCTGCGCCTGGTCGCGGCGCTGGTACTGGGCGGGCTGCCGTTCGCCCTGTTCGGGATGGCCGTCGGGTTCGTGGCCTCGTCGAACGCGGCCGCGGCGATCCTCAACGCGGTCCTGTTCCCGATGGTGCTCGCGTCGGGGCTGTGGATCCCGCTCGGCCTCATGCCGGGGTTCATCCAGGCGATCGCGCCGTTCCTGCCGACCTACCACCTCGCGCAGCTCGCGATGGCCCAGATCACCGGGGCCCCGGCGCTCGGGCACCTGCTCGCGGTGCTGGCCACCACCGTCCTCGGCGCGCTGGTCGCCGGGGTCGCCTACCGTAACCTGCGCGTGTGA
- a CDS encoding MerR family transcriptional regulator encodes MDGLMPIGAFARLARLTVKAVRHYDAEGLLAPAHVDPHSAYRYYRADQVRTATTIAVLRGMDVPLPVVREVLAAPDTDAVSSVLAREREKLREELARREEVLRNLDGLLRRPERVQYDVAITERDAQGVTGVSGVVRAASIDDDTGALWREACALTTSRTPLVAVFPLDLADEFETLVGLPGPASEGAHAVLPAGPWATTLHVGPYPELPMAYTALLEHVRERGHVPLGPVTETYLAGPDAVEAEDLVTRLAVALTP; translated from the coding sequence GTGGACGGCCTGATGCCGATCGGGGCGTTCGCGCGCCTGGCCCGGCTGACGGTCAAGGCCGTGCGGCACTACGACGCGGAGGGGCTGCTCGCCCCGGCGCACGTCGACCCGCACTCGGCCTACCGCTACTACCGGGCCGACCAGGTCCGCACGGCCACCACGATCGCGGTGCTGCGGGGCATGGACGTGCCGCTGCCCGTCGTCCGCGAGGTGCTCGCCGCCCCGGACACCGACGCGGTGAGCAGCGTGCTCGCCCGGGAGCGGGAGAAGCTGCGCGAGGAGCTGGCCCGGCGCGAGGAGGTGCTGCGCAACCTCGACGGGCTGCTGCGCCGCCCCGAGCGCGTCCAGTACGACGTGGCGATCACCGAGCGGGACGCCCAGGGTGTCACGGGGGTGTCGGGCGTCGTGCGGGCCGCGTCGATCGACGACGACACCGGCGCCCTGTGGCGCGAGGCCTGCGCGCTGACGACGTCGCGGACGCCGTTGGTGGCGGTGTTCCCGCTGGACCTCGCCGACGAGTTCGAGACGCTGGTCGGCCTGCCCGGCCCCGCGTCCGAGGGCGCCCACGCGGTGCTGCCGGCGGGGCCGTGGGCGACGACGCTGCACGTCGGGCCGTACCCGGAGCTGCCGATGGCCTACACCGCGCTGCTCGAGCACGTCCGCGAACGCGGCCACGTCCCGCTCGGCCCGGTCACCGAGACCTACCTGGCCGGCCCGGACGCGGTGGAGGCCGAGGACCTGGTGACGCGCCTGGCGGTGGCCCTCACCCCGTGA
- a CDS encoding ABC transporter ATP-binding protein, with protein sequence MTDVLEIDGVGHRYGAHVALDGVDLAVRAGECVALLGPNGAGKTTLIGLTTGLLARQRGRVAVCGGDPRRAATRRSLGVVQQTMGFPSTETVGELVRGAAVRAGRPAGAAAPVLAEIGIADLAPRRAPKLSGGQRQRVGLAMALVGDPALLLLDEPTVGLDVSARRAFWKILAGRRDAGVGMVLTTHIVEEAAAFADRVVVLHRGRVVAADTPDGLTSRLPDRTVTARTSLDDPALRALPGVRTVRRDGDRVHVGTAAPEDLLREWLALDRGLSDLRVDGAGLEQALVALTGEDLAEVPA encoded by the coding sequence ATGACCGATGTTCTGGAGATCGACGGCGTGGGCCACCGCTACGGCGCGCACGTCGCACTGGACGGGGTCGACCTGGCCGTCCGGGCCGGGGAGTGCGTCGCCCTCCTCGGCCCCAACGGCGCGGGCAAGACCACCCTGATCGGGCTCACGACCGGGCTGCTCGCCCGGCAGCGGGGGCGCGTCGCGGTGTGCGGGGGCGACCCCCGGCGCGCGGCCACCCGGCGCAGCCTCGGGGTCGTGCAGCAGACGATGGGCTTCCCGAGCACCGAGACCGTCGGCGAACTGGTGCGCGGTGCGGCGGTGCGGGCCGGTCGCCCGGCGGGCGCCGCGGCCCCCGTGCTCGCCGAGATCGGGATCGCCGACCTGGCGCCGCGGCGCGCCCCGAAGCTCTCCGGCGGGCAGCGCCAGCGCGTCGGGCTGGCGATGGCGCTGGTGGGCGACCCGGCGCTGCTGCTGCTCGACGAGCCCACCGTCGGACTCGACGTCTCCGCGCGGCGCGCGTTCTGGAAGATCCTCGCCGGGCGCCGCGACGCGGGCGTCGGCATGGTGCTGACCACGCACATCGTGGAGGAGGCCGCCGCGTTCGCCGACCGCGTGGTGGTGCTGCACCGCGGGCGGGTCGTCGCCGCCGACACCCCCGACGGCCTGACGTCGCGGCTCCCGGACCGCACCGTCACCGCCCGCACCTCCCTCGACGACCCGGCGCTGCGGGCGCTGCCCGGGGTGCGCACGGTCCGCCGCGACGGCGACCGCGTCCACGTCGGCACCGCCGCCCCCGAGGACCTGCTGCGCGAGTGGCTGGCGCTCGACCGCGGCCTGTCCGACCTGCGCGTCGATGGCGCGGGACTGGAGCAGGCCCTGGTCGCCCTGACCGGCGAGGACCTGGCGGAGGTGCCGGCGTGA
- a CDS encoding LLM class flavin-dependent oxidoreductase yields the protein MRTAHLAVEVSGFGRHPEAWRQAGVPREALLTPAHHIATAQLAAQSGADFLALPDSFGPGSGLDAVAIAARVAPVVPGIGLVPTVTTTHTEPFHTSKAIATLDLVSSGRAGWEPAVSRTAQEAAQFGRKPAAEPAELWREAAETIEVVVALWDSWEDGAVIRDVATGRYVDREKLHYVDFTGEFFSVKGPSITPRSPQAHPLTVLREEPDSLAVAARWADVVRIEAPDPAAAHAARERIRAAVADAGRDPDTVAVLLDVEILLAADPNAARRELDELGELAPRTLRVVGGPDALVEVIAEQAVDGVTAIPLTLPGGLRVLADEVAPRLLAAGLRTPADPAATLRERFGLPRPANAFTGV from the coding sequence ATGCGGACGGCACATCTGGCGGTGGAGGTGTCCGGCTTCGGACGGCACCCCGAGGCGTGGCGGCAGGCGGGGGTGCCCCGCGAGGCGCTGCTCACCCCGGCCCACCACATCGCCACGGCCCAGCTCGCCGCCCAGTCCGGGGCCGACTTCCTCGCCCTCCCGGACTCGTTCGGCCCGGGTTCCGGGCTCGACGCCGTCGCGATCGCGGCCCGGGTCGCGCCGGTCGTGCCGGGGATCGGTCTCGTGCCGACGGTGACCACCACGCACACCGAGCCGTTCCACACCTCGAAGGCGATCGCCACGCTCGACCTCGTGTCCTCCGGCCGCGCCGGCTGGGAGCCCGCGGTGTCGCGGACGGCGCAGGAGGCGGCGCAGTTCGGCCGCAAGCCGGCCGCGGAGCCCGCCGAGCTGTGGCGCGAGGCCGCCGAGACGATCGAGGTCGTCGTGGCGCTGTGGGACTCCTGGGAGGACGGCGCGGTCATCCGCGACGTCGCGACCGGCCGCTACGTCGACCGCGAGAAGCTGCACTACGTCGACTTCACCGGGGAGTTCTTCTCCGTCAAGGGCCCGTCGATCACGCCCCGCAGCCCGCAGGCGCACCCGCTGACCGTGCTGCGCGAGGAGCCCGACTCCCTCGCCGTCGCCGCCCGCTGGGCCGACGTCGTGCGGATCGAGGCCCCCGACCCGGCCGCCGCGCACGCCGCCCGCGAGCGGATCCGCGCCGCGGTCGCCGACGCCGGGCGCGACCCCGACACCGTCGCGGTCCTGCTCGACGTCGAGATCCTGCTGGCCGCCGACCCGAACGCCGCCCGCCGCGAGCTCGACGAGCTCGGCGAGCTGGCGCCCCGGACGCTGCGGGTCGTCGGAGGCCCCGACGCGCTGGTCGAGGTGATCGCCGAGCAGGCCGTCGACGGCGTCACCGCGATCCCGCTGACGCTGCCCGGCGGCCTGCGGGTGCTCGCCGACGAGGTCGCGCCGCGGCTGCTCGCCGCGGGCCTGCGCACCCCGGCCGACCCCGCCGCCACCCTGCGGGAGCGCTTCGGGCTGCCCCGCCCCGCCAACGCCTTCACCGGAGTCTGA